The genomic stretch CAAGGCAAGACCCAATGGCTGCATGTGGCAGCCACCCCGGAAGCCGTTTACTACACTGCCCATGCACGGCGCGGACAGGAGGCAATGACGGCGGCGGGAATCCTACCGGTATTTCAAGGCGTTGCGGTTCATGATCATTGGAAACCTTATTTCCGCTTTGATCATGTGGTACACAGCCTTTGCGTAACGCATCTGCTGCGGGAGTTGAACTACTTTGATGAAACCCTCAAGCATCAATGGCCAGCACAACTCAAACAAGTCTTGATTGATGCCAAAACAGCCGTGGCACAGGCAAAAGCAGTACAACAAACGTCACTGTCGCCGGAGCAAATTGCCGACGTGGAGCAGCGTTATGACCAATGGCTGAACCACGGACTGTTGATTTTCCCCGAACAACCCAAAACCAGCCCTACTAAACAAGGTAAAGCCAAACAAGACCCTGCCAGAAACTTGTTATGCCGTCTGCGCGATTTCAAGGATTCGGTGTTGCGATTCATTCAGCGGTTTGACGTACCGTTTGACAACAATCTGGCTGAACGAGCTGTTCGACCCGTCAAAGTCAAACTCAAGGTGGCGGGTGGATTCCGGGCAATGGGCGGTGCTGATGCTTTTTGTGTCATTCGTTCTGTGTGGGAAACTGACAAACTTCAGGAACGAAATCCGTTTGAGTCCCTCAGAGCGGTTTTCGGATAGACTGAGTAGTTACGATTTTTTCTACATATTTACTCCATTTTCTGGGTTTACCCTGCCGGGCATTGAGTTCAACGGCTGAGAAAAGCTGCTTAAACCCTGCAACCAGATCATGGAAACAGGGCAAAAGCCAAATGAACTTGCAACAACATACCCGACATTTCAAATCAAGATTGACCGTGAGCAAAACCGTTTGCGGGAAGATGATTGTGTCGATATCGAAGCCATTATTACGGGAGCTAAATAATGGATGGATTTCTATTTCAGGCATTTATTT from Thiothrix litoralis encodes the following:
- the tnpC gene encoding IS66 family transposase, translated to MNANSPDHVEHYGIEGHCECGLPLSEALLDTGERRQQWDIPAPQIVVTEYRQLIGTCSCGNVHKGKFPTSLPPYISYGARLKAYTVGLVQGHFISLSRVTEIVSDQYGVKPSDGSVQRWIGQASENLATTYTDIRDTISSSAVANFDESGIRAQGKTQWLHVAATPEAVYYTAHARRGQEAMTAAGILPVFQGVAVHDHWKPYFRFDHVVHSLCVTHLLRELNYFDETLKHQWPAQLKQVLIDAKTAVAQAKAVQQTSLSPEQIADVEQRYDQWLNHGLLIFPEQPKTSPTKQGKAKQDPARNLLCRLRDFKDSVLRFIQRFDVPFDNNLAERAVRPVKVKLKVAGGFRAMGGADAFCVIRSVWETDKLQERNPFESLRAVFG